A stretch of the bacterium SCSIO 12827 genome encodes the following:
- a CDS encoding TAXI family TRAP transporter solute-binding subunit — MRFHKTLIAGAAALAVTASGLATPVKADEIVISAVSPTSDDYAFAVVWSNLLIKAGSKHKMTVVDNGTAGGVRKLAQGKVDIAMIGAPHFKDATQKAGKFKKDPDALVAKYKKMKALFALQTAAAQYVFKADQNVKTFSDFKGKKFSIGRPGGNGGRVTQTMLKVHGIDMEKETGGVYMKYAPALDQMANGSMDGAFVFGGIPHAAIDNASRKMELKFASPEPEKMAEFRKSITNGEFYVLKHIPAETIEKAYEGRVKANGDQYFWAFPFMWVVHDTMPEEVAYDLTKTVWENVAEVNKTSLALSLIKREVAIEGLSVDLHPGAAKYFKEIGLLK; from the coding sequence ATGCGTTTCCATAAAACTCTGATCGCCGGTGCCGCGGCCCTGGCGGTCACCGCGAGCGGTCTGGCCACGCCGGTCAAGGCCGACGAAATCGTCATCAGCGCCGTTTCCCCGACCAGTGACGACTACGCCTTCGCCGTGGTCTGGTCGAACCTGCTGATCAAGGCCGGCAGCAAGCACAAGATGACCGTGGTCGACAACGGCACGGCCGGCGGCGTGCGCAAGCTGGCCCAAGGCAAGGTCGACATCGCCATGATCGGCGCGCCGCATTTCAAGGATGCGACCCAGAAGGCCGGCAAATTCAAGAAGGACCCGGACGCCCTGGTCGCCAAGTACAAGAAGATGAAGGCCCTGTTCGCCCTTCAGACGGCGGCCGCGCAATATGTCTTCAAGGCCGATCAGAACGTGAAGACCTTCTCTGACTTCAAGGGCAAGAAATTCTCCATCGGCCGTCCCGGCGGCAACGGCGGCCGCGTGACCCAGACCATGCTGAAGGTCCACGGCATCGACATGGAAAAGGAAACGGGCGGCGTCTACATGAAGTACGCACCGGCGCTCGACCAGATGGCCAACGGCTCCATGGACGGCGCCTTCGTGTTCGGCGGCATTCCGCACGCCGCCATCGACAACGCGTCCCGCAAGATGGAACTGAAATTCGCCTCGCCCGAACCGGAGAAGATGGCCGAGTTCCGTAAATCCATCACCAACGGCGAATTCTATGTGCTGAAGCATATCCCCGCCGAAACCATCGAGAAGGCCTATGAGGGCCGGGTCAAGGCGAACGGCGACCAGTATTTCTGGGCTTTTCCCTTCATGTGGGTGGTCCACGACACCATGCCGGAAGAGGTCGCCTACGATCTGACCAAGACCGTTTGGGAAAACGTCGCCGAGGTCAACAAGACCAGCCTGGCGCTGTCACTGATCAAGCGTGAAGTGGCGATCGAAGGCCTGTCGGTGGACCTGCACCCCGGTGCGGCGAAATACTTCAAGGAAATCGGTCTTCTGAAGTAA